In Cutaneotrichosporon cavernicola HIS019 DNA, chromosome: 1, one DNA window encodes the following:
- a CDS encoding uncharacterized protein (Yqey-like protein), translated as MFARRSVSFALNARAFHASALQSADKSALEVRLRDSLKSAMKARDKAAVSTLKSVIADVTYVVKSGSTPNDPASQETVINTVRKGIAKRREAAESYAAGTPGASEEHYANFMDEIALLEKYMPVPPTGEAVQKIVDEIVAGLETRNKAQTGTVMKALWERLGEARAAVDKKDVAARVAKALK; from the exons ATGTTCGCCCGCCGTTCCGTCTCGTTTGCCCTCAATGCGCGCGCGTTCCACGCGTCAGCCCTCCAGTCCGCAGACAAGTCGGCTCTTGAGGTTCGTCTCCGCGACTCGCTCAAGAGCGCGATGAAGGCGCgcgacaaggccgccgTCTCGACTCTCAAG TCCGTTATCGCCGATGTGACGTACGTCGTCAAGTCCGGGAGCACGCCCAACGACCCCGCGAGCCAGGAGACGGTCATCAACACTGTCCGGAAGGGCATTGcgaagcggcgcgaggcggctgAGTCTTACGCGGCCGGCACGCCCGGTGCGTCCGAGGAGCACTACGCCAACTTTATGGACGAGatcgcgctgctcgagaAGTACATGCCCGTTCCGCCGACCGGCGAGGCAGTCCAGAAGATTGTCGACGAGATTGTGGCCGGGCTCGAGACACGTAACAAGGCGCAGACGGGGACGGTCATGAAGGCGCTCTGGGAGCGGTTGGGAGaggcgcgagcggcggtCGACAAGAAAGacgtcgcggcgcgcgtgGCCAAGGCCCTCAAGTAG
- a CDS encoding uncharacterized protein (Serine/Threonine protein kinases, catalytic domain) encodes MPLPFVEAMSQSHSSSGYEPTAQQRKRQSHNPTAIAHSSPPKAEYLSDEYVLHPSVHAYKQAHPGRPMIALGNYILLQTLGEGEFGKVKLGVHSEFGVEVAIKLIRRGQLETEASRANKVEREIEVLRQLKHPNIVRMLDVIDTAKYIGIVLEFAGGGELFDYILANRYLKEKDASRLFAQLISGVDYLHQKHIVHRDLKLENLLLDRHRNIIITDFGFANAFEREGDDLMATSCGSPCYAAPELVVSEGLYVGTAVDVWSCGVILYAMLSGYLPYDDDPENPDGDNINLLYKYIMSTPLNFPDHMSRMAMDLLLMMLVPNPQDRCNIPQIEVHPWLDAHQSVFDRSVEEHERVFTENMQRKSQAAKRDLAHRRRLQQEAKLVKAFQRSHSTAPGASGLLDDHRRSRDQRHRSALPTTSTVPDYLYNAGHRDRFPNLEPRNEQDYRDHPAPSAVPSLALPPLPLHEPVSEPQSSIGPTTPPQTPPRPRTTSAHCLNTPEREMAEPVTPPFRGSTEARTPMSANKNRHTIQVEYDGDKGWENFKNLQPTITKPSDIIDPPPAKPINVAQAGDMEVESTSEVDSKMESRTNTPLTTDGLGLVATPAIASSIRKSHDQIDAGLNEPIAVKAEPETTQTEEKTAEHKVANAADEPMSETAAPPPRPPRRSPSIPQTPSKRAREGDVDDLPAVTTPRATIASESQVPTPKAETRPQMVSPSLPPGAATPKVQPSGTLPGIVASTRPPKRDRATRRGMGMSLDKFGLAKLLGQAQAPASSRPSYIPVSQHNKSHSVALTSSSMAPPAPPSSADRKARRKTVQLMNPSSRNSTPDIISSRASHTSSSSNKGVVIGPQGIQPRPSQDHQSNTSVITVDAFGDSQVQRTASSSAAKRVMDWFRRKSLAKDTLSTIKSGSTRADSISSSASRPSITADRGYVHVTAPANAGEQPKSIVRDESVNPLTDSPSIVVSDSTPQSKSPERKETTRRKQPESRQSSVPSPEKRVPLAPANGKANVDKTLLSPEAGALPTRSKSVRVRNAPSTAAALVNPQHVADASQQVNGTLSVEDSKMRVHSGLVDQSVLTSRPPKEVMAEVIRVLHGMGMDAKQEADYRLRCTRVRRRKAGPTTGLSTGAAGLGTIALVQASNKNGDGRSLPSSGSGGLSGLKGMLLRRGSSYSSYSSHALARSESDLFASTSPSTTPQLASPNLGPAPEPVYGEHAIDNGDEVKFVVELCRIKNLQGLYLLRIKRLRGSVWAFKFIYQTIVDRCETLTH; translated from the exons ATGCCTCTTCCGTTTGTTGAAGCCATGTCTCAATCGCACTCGTCCTCTGGCTACGAGCCGACTGCGCAGCAGCGTAAGAGGCAGTCGCACAACCCAACTGCTATTGCCCACTCGTCGCCACCAAAGGCAGAGTACCTTTCAGACGAGTACGTCCTCCACCCCTCGGTCCACGCCTACAAGCAGGCCCACCCAGGTCGCCCCATGATCGCTCTGGGCAACTACATTCTTCTGCAGACATTgggtgagggcgagttcggcaaggtcaagctcggTGTCCACAGTGAAtttggcgtcgaggtcgcgatCAAACTCATCCGTCGTGGGCAATTGGAGACGGAGGCCAGCAGGGCAAACAAGGTCGAACGGGAGATTGAGGTGTTGAGG CAACTCAAGCACCCCAACATTGTGCGCATGTTAGATGTCATTGACACGGCCAAGTACATCGGCATCGTTCTCGAGTTTGCAGGAG gtgGAGAGCTGTTCGACTATATCCTGGCCAACCGCTATCTGAAGGAAAaggacgcgtcgcgtctcTTTGCGCAGCTCATCTCTGGTGTCGACTACCTGCACCAGAAGCACATTGTACACCGCGACCTCAAGCTGGAGAACCTGTTGCTGGATCGCCACCGCAACATCATCATCACTGACTTTGGGTTTGCGAACGCTTTCGAGCGTGAGGGCGACGATCTCATGGCCACCAGCTGCGGCAGTCCGTGTTATGCTGCACCAGAGCTCGTCGTGTCGGAAGGTCTGTACGTTGGCACAGCAGTCGATGTTTGGTCGTGCGGTGTCATCCTCTACGCCATGCTCTCCGGCTACCTCCCTtacgacgacgacccgGAAAACCCGGACGGTGACAACATCAACCTGCTCTACAAGTACATCATGAGCACGCCTCTCAACTTCCCTGACCACATGTCGCGGATGGCTATGGACCTGCTCCTCATGATGCTTGTTCCCAACCCGCAGGACCGCTGCAACATTCCCCAGATCGAGGTGCATCCTTGGCTAGATGCCCACCAGTCCGTCTTTGACAGGTCAGTcgaggagcacgagcgGGTCTTCACCGAGAACATGCAGAGGAAGAGTCAGGCGGCTAAGCGGGATCTCGCCCATCGCCGTCGACTTCAGCaggaggccaagctcgtcaaAGCCTTCCAGCGCAGTCACAGCACGGCCCCTGGCGCGAGCGgtctgctcgacgaccaccGGCGCTCCAGAGACCAGCGACACCGCAGTGCTCTCCCTACGACGTCGACTGTTCCCGACTACCTCTACAATGCTGGCCACCGTGATCGGTTCCCGAACCTGGAACCCCGCAACGAGCAGGACTACCGCGATCATCCTGCTCCGTCTGCGGTCCCATCGCTGGCGCTTCCCCCATTGCCATTGCACGAGCCGGTCTCTGAACCGCAGTCGTCGATTGGACCCACAACTCCTCCGCAAACCCCTCCCAGACCACGCACCACCTCTGCTCACTGTCTCAACACTCCTGAGCGGGAGATGGCGGAGCCAGTTACCCCGCCATTCAGGGGATCGACGGAGGCCCGGACGCCTATGTCGGCCAACAAGAACCGCCATACGATCCAGGTCGAGTATGACGGTGACAAGGGATGGGAGAACTTCAAGAATCTACAGCCGACGATCACGAAGCCGAGCGACATTATCGACCCTCCTCCTGCGAAGCCCATCAATGTTGCCCAGGCTGGTGACATGGAGGTCGAGTCGACGTCGGAAGTGGACTCAAAGATGGAGTCCCGCACCAACACTCCTCTGACAACTGACGGGCTCGGCCTTGTGGCTACACCCGCTATTGCATCATCGATCCGCAAGTCGCACGATCAGATTGATGCCGGCCTCAACGAGCCCAtcgccgtcaaggccgagccTGAAACAACCCAGACCGAGGAGAAGACAGCTGAGCACAAGGTTGCCAATGCTGCAGACGAGCCCATGTCCGAGACCGCTGCGCCTCCCCCTCGGCCACCCCGCCGATCACCATCCATCCCTCAGACGCCATCGAAGCGTGCGCgtgagggcgacgtcgacgatcTTCCAGCGGTCACTACGCCGAGAGCGACAATTGCCTCGGAGAGCCAGGTCCCTACCCCCAAGGCGGAGACTCGCCCTCAGATGGTATCCCCTTCCCTACCGCCGGGTGCAGCCACCCCCAAAGTTCAGCCTTCCGGCACGCTTCCCGGCATCGTGGCTTCGACACGGCCTCCGAAGCGCGATCGCGCCACTCGCCGCGGCATGGGGATGTCGCTGGACAAGTTCGGTCTTGCCAAGCTTCTGGGCCAGGCGCAAGCTCCCGCTTCTTCGCGTCCGTCGTACATACCCGTGTCGCAGCATAACAAGAGTCACTCCGTTGCcctcacctcgtcgtcgatggcaCCACCAGCTCCTCCCAGTTCAGCCGACAGGAAGGCACGGCGCAAGACGGTGCAACTCATGAACCCCAGTAGCCGCAACTCGACTCCTGACATCATCTCCTCACGTGCTTCGCacacgtcgagctcctccaaCAAGGGCGTGGTCATTGGCCCTCAGGGCATCCAACCACGCCCTTCGCAGGACCACCAAAGCAACACGTCTGTCATTACGGTGGACGCGTTCGGAGATTCGCAGGTTCAgcggacggcgtcgagcagTGCGGCTAAGAGGGTCATGGACTGGTTCAGACGCAAGTcgctcgccaaggacaCCTTGAGCACCATCAAGTCTGGAAGTACCCGTGCCGACTCGATATCCAGCTCTGCTAGCCGTCCATCCATCACTGCCGACCGCGGCTATGTCCACGTCACCGCACCTGCCAACGCGGGCGAGCAGCCGAAGTCGATAGTCCGCGACGAGAGCGTAAACCCTCTCACCGACAGCCCATCGATCGTTGTCAGCGACTCAACACCGCAGTCTAAGTCTcccgagcgcaaggagacCACCCGTCGCAAGCAGCCCGAGTCTCGACAGTCTTCAGTGCCGTCTCCTGAGAAGCGTGTTCCCCTCGCTCCTGCCAACGGCAAGGCGAATGTTGACAAAACGCTCCTCTCGCCCGAGGCCGGGGCGCTTCCGACTCGGTCCAAGTCTGTCCGCGTGCGTAACGCGCCATCGACTGCCGCCGCTCTCGTCAACCCGCAGCATGTGGCGGACGCGAGCCAACAGGTCAACGGCACGCTCTCGGTAGAAGACAGCAAGATGCGCGTCCACagcggcctcgtcgaccaaTCAGTGCTCACATCTCGTCCGCCAAAGGAGGTCATGGCGGAAGTCATCCGTGTTCTCCACGGCATGGGCATGGACGCCAAGCAGGAGGCAGACTACCGTCTTCGTTGCACACGTGTCCGTCGCCGCAAGGCCGGTCCCACAACGGGATTATCGACCGGGGCCGCAGGCCTGGGAACCATCGCCCTCGTTCAGGCCTCGAACAAGAACGGTGATGGTCGGTCTCTCCCTTCGAGCGGCTCTGGCGGCCTCTCGGGCCTGAAGGGTATGCTCCTCCGTCGGGGTAGTTCGTACTCGTCTTACAGCTCacacgcgctcgcccgcaGCGAAAGCGACCTGTTCGCATccacgtcgccctcgaccaccCCCCAGCTTGCATCACCGAACCTCGGCCCTGCACCTGAGCCGGTTTACGGCGAGCACGCGATCGAcaacggcgacgaggtcaagtTTGTGGTCGAGCTATGCCGCATCAAGAACCTGCAGGGGTTGTACCTCCTACGTATCAAGCGTCTCCGCGGCTCGGTCTGGGCGTTCAAGTTCATCTACCAGACAATTGTCGACCGCTGCGAGACTCTCACGCACTAG
- the ISW2 gene encoding uncharacterized protein (HAND) has translation MNPLLAAANHAHSSADDDKLSDYVPDSRDLSMSRAASASGSEKHHINTRTATPEDDGEDELMDSDDELDEDTIAGGESAVTPAAKRRQEQTAARKAAALQRKAHIQDISQKRSAMEKAKLADSMKRFNYLLGQTELFQHFVDLKRQREPEFAAMLDEQLAKTSKDKKKASDNRHRKSEKEEDEELLKDEDAEDDAFVFEESPAYVKGGKMRDYQVQGLNWMAALHHNGINGILADEMGLGKTLQTISFLGYLKFHSGISGPHLVVVPKSTLDNWQREVHKWVPGFRVLVLQGTKEERAQLINDQVLTQKFDILITSYEMCLREKSTLRKFSWEYIIIDEAHRIKNVDSLLSQIIRTFTSRGRLLITGTPLQNNLHELWALLNFILPDVFSSSEDFDEWFQSKEGDEPDAIVKQLHKVLRPFLLRRVKSDVEHSLLPKKEINLYVGMTEMQRKWYRMLLEKDIDAVNGASGKKEGKTRLLNIVMQLRKCCNHPYLFDGAEPGPPYTTDEHLIDNAGKMMILDKLLKSMQAKGSRVLIFSQMSRVLDILEDYCQFRGFKYCRIDGNTAHDDRISAIDDYNAPDSEKFIFLLTTRAGGLGINLVTADIVVLFDSDWNPQADLQAMDRAHRIGQTKQVYVFRFITQDAVEERILERATQKLKLDQLVIQEGRAQQNQKVGSNKDELLDMIQHGAEKIINSSMDMMVDDGIDDIIRRGEERTVELNKKYQGLDLDALNNFRSESLINQWEGEDFAAKRKNLIWIEPAKRERKGNYSIDQYYRDNMKTGPSKPDKPKVPRPPKQVHINDFQFYPPRLKDLQNREHNYYLKEQNYVAPLREPEEGETAEDTEAERQEMQEKIDNAEPLTEAEKEEKEELAGDGFADWQRRHFLAFIKGMERYGRDSFDKVAADMQDKTEDEVREYAEVFFDRYVELKDADKYMARIRAGEDKLRENVDKIAALHKKVKSYSYPMQELRVQYGQNKGKSYSDEEDRFLLVRMHHHGLDRDDCYELIKRDIGEWPLFRFDWFFKSRTPEELRRRGQTLLLCLMKDQADDKPKGGRKRALDDVKSNAASRDTTPATDMRKKAKK, from the exons ATG AAcccgctcctcgcggcggccaaTCACGCGCATTCGAGCGCCGACGATGACAAGCTATCAGACTATGTCCCGGACTCGCGCGACCTGTCCATGTCGCGAGCT GCATCCGCATCAGGATCAGAGAAGCACCACATCAATACTCGAACTGCGAcgcccgaggacgatggcgaggacgagttgaTGGACTCGgacgatgagctcgacgaggataCCATTGCAGGCGGCGAGTCG GCTGTGACGCCAGCAGCAAAGCGCCGACAGGAGCAGACCGCCGCCCGCAAGGCCGCCGCGTTGCAACGCAAAGCGCACATCCAGGACATTAGCCAGAAGCGCAGTGCCATGGAGAAGGCGAAG CTTGCCGACTCGATGAAACGTTTCAACTACCTCCTTGGCCAGACTGAGCTTTTCCAACACTTTGTCGACCTCAAG AGGCAGCGCGAGCCCGAGTTCGCGGCTatgctcgacgagcagctTGCCAAGACCtccaaggacaagaagaaggccag TGACAACCGCCATCGCAAGTCtgagaaggaagaggatgaggagctactgaaggacgaggatgctgaggacgacgcgttTGTGTTTGAGGAGAGCCCAGCAT ACGTCAAAGGCGGAAAGATGCGTGACTATCAGGTGCAGGGCCTCAACTGGATGGCCGCGCTGCATCACAATGGCATCAATGGCATCTTAGCAGACGAGATG GGTCTCGGCAAGACGCTCCAAACCATCTCGTTCCTGGGTTACCTCAAATTCCACAGCGGCATCAGCGGGCCTCACCTCGTCGTGGTCCCCAAGTCGACTCTGGACAACTGGCAGCGAGAGGTCCACAAATGGGTGCCAGGGTTCCGTGTGCTGGTGCTTCAAGGtaccaaggaggagcgt GCCCAGCTCATCAACGATCAGGTCCTCACCCAGAAGTTCGACATTCTCATCACGTCGTACGAGATGTGTTTGCGTGAGAAGTCGACGCTGCGCAAGTTCAGCTGGGAGTACAtcatcatcgacgaggcgcaccGTATCAAGAACGTCGACTCGCTGCTCAGCCAGATTATCCGCACCTTCACTTCCCGCGGCCGTCTCCTGATTACCGGTACCCCGCTCCAAAACAACCTGCACGAGCTGTGGGCACTGCTCAACTTCATCCTTCCCGACGTCTTCTCGTCCAGCgaggactttgacgagTGGTTCCAGTccaaggagggcgatgagCCGGACGCGATTGTCAAGCAGCTCCACAAGGTCCTGCGTCCCTTCCTCCTGCGCCGTGTCAAGTCCGACGTCGAGCACTCGCTCCTTCCCAAGAAGGAGATCAACCTCTACGTCGGCATGACTGAAATGCAGCGCAAGTGGTACCGCAtgctcctcgagaaggacaTCGATGCGGTAAACGGCGCTTccggcaagaaggagggcaagacgCGTCTGCTTAACATTGTCATGCAGCTGCGCAAGTGCTGCAACCACCCATACC TCTTCGATGGCGCCGAGCCAGGGCCTCCCTACACTACCGACGAGCATCTCATCGACAATGCCGGCAAGATGATGATCCTGGACAAGTTGCTCAAGTCGATGCAGGCAAAGGGCTCGCGCGTCCTCATCTTCTCGCAGATGAGCCGTGTtctcgacatcctcgaggaTTACTGCCAGTTCCGGGGCTTCA AGTACTGTCGCATCGATGGAAACACTGCCCACGACGACCGCATCAGCGCCATCGACGATTACAATGCCCCGGACAGCGAGAAGTTCATCTTCCTTCTCACCACCCGTGCCGGTGGCCTGGGTATCAACCTAGTCACTGCCGACATCGTCGTACTCTTCGACTCGGACTGGAACCCGCAGGCCGACCTGCAGGCCATGGACCGTGCCCACCGTATCGGCCAGACCAAGCAGGTCTACGTGTTCCGCTTCATCACACAAgatgccgtcgaggagcgtATCCTGGAGCGCGCCACGCAGAAGCTCAAGCTTGACCAGCTAGTCATCCAGGAAGGCCGAGCGCAGCAGAATCAGAAGGTCGGCTCgaacaaggacgagctgtTGGACATGATTCAACATGGCGCTGAGAAGATCATTAACAGCTCGATGGACATGatggtcgacgacggcatTGACGACATCATCCGGCGTGGCGAGGAAAGGACGGTCGAGCTCAACAAGAAGTACCAgggccttgacctcgacgcgctcaacaaCTTCCGCTCCGAGAGCCTGATCAACCAgtgggagggcgaggacttTGCAGCCAAGCGCAAGAACCTGATCTGGATCGAGCCCGCCAAGCGTGAGCGCAAGGGTAACTACTCGATCGACCAGTACTACCGTGACAACATGAAGACGGGGCCGTCCAAGCCAGACAAGCCCAAGGTCCCGCGCCCACCCAAGCAGGTCCACATCAACGACTTCCAGTTCTACCCTCCACGCCTCAAGGATCTTCAGAACCGCGAGCACAACTACTACCTGAAGGAGCAGAATTATGTTGCTCCACTGCGCGAGCCTGAGGAAGGcgagacggccgaggacaccgaggccgagcgccagGAGATGCAAGAGAAGATTGACAATG cggAACCATtgaccgaggccgagaaggaggagaaggaggagtTGGCGGGCGACGGGTTTGCCGACTGGCAGCGCCGGCACTTCCTGGCCTTCATCAAGGGTATGGAGCGGTACGGGCGCGACAGCTTTGACAAGGTCGCGGCGGACATGCAGGAcaagaccgaggacgaggtgcgcgagtACGCAGAGGTCTTCTTCGACCGCTacgtcgagctcaaggatGCGGACAAGTACATGGCGCGTATCCGTGCCGGTGAGGATAAGCTGCGCGAGAACGTCGACAAGATTGCCGCGCTCCACAAGAAGGTCAAGTCCTACAGCTACCCGATGCAGGAGCTGCGCGTGCAGTACGGCCAGAACAAGGGCAAGAGCtacagcgacgaggaggaccgcTTCCTGCTCGTGCGGATGCACCACCACGGactcgaccgcgacgactGCTACGAGCTGATCAAGCGTGACATTGGCGAGTGGCCACTGTTTCGCTTCGACTGGTTCTTCAAGAGCCGCACGCCCGAGGAGCTGCGGCGCCGTGGACAGACGTTGCTGCTTTGTCTTATGAAGGACCaggccgacgacaagcCCAAGGGCGGCAGGAAGCGCGCTCTGGACGACGTCAAATCAAACGCAGCGAGCCGTGACACGACGCCAGCAACTGATATGCGAAAGAAGGCGAAGAAGTAG
- a CDS encoding uncharacterized protein (Transcription initiation factor TFIID component TAF4 family) translates to MSVPWSGTATESVPQPPAVAVTQANALSLPSSQTPSITHPATQPDPKPMSNGSIAPSATPAAPVAAVPRPAVPAPVVNSNGKRELSPGPQGQPPQKTIKASHVMAANAPAQTPPPAGPSVPRPQQPITLPMGRGQGIDLRAEEEAARRAARSAVGGARFAGSGSRAKQTDLLGEQVLRVRLNRLAHEHGMAFDDEAMRILAMGAETRMRSLMESATRAQQHRVNSTHQHKPPMRVNGGKGPKPLWSQKITSDTGAVMAALANANRDENKAHRVARTERNARETELARAQAAAKEREARESGSAPDTGAASPASGAPPEEAAAGPARPRPSEPVFQAAPTFGGPPPPPKKSKGKKAAGRDMSAEVQAKITNQTATVNAGRKRYAWEMGGGFRPQVSSLLSGKRKKAEEEEKKDKEEEEEEAPPPPKKKRTVSAPHRRPVDVDVRGDKRGRDDTALTVVDVMFALERERSGRGMGTADEIVRRQYAKPGGPYGPWQ, encoded by the exons ATGAGCGTCCCGTGGTCTGGAACAGCCACAGAGTCTGTCCCCCAACCTCCCGCAGTCGCTGTCACCCAGGCCAACGCGCTTTCCCTCCCCTCGTCCCAAACCCCATCCATCACACACCCCGCCACCCAGCCCGACCCGAAACCTATGTCCAACGGCTCGATAGCTCCCAGCGCCACGCCAGCTGCTCCGGTTGCTGCCGTGCCGAGGCCCGCCGTTCCAGCACCTGTGGTGAACTCGAACG GGAAGAGGGAACTGTCGCCTGGCCCACAGGGGCAACCACCGCAGAAGACGATCAAGGCGTCGCACGTGATGGCGGCAAATG CCCCGGCGCAGACCCCTCCACCTGCTGGACCCTCGGTTCCTAGGCCTCAGCAGCCTATAACGCTCCCCATGGGTCGCGGACAAGGTATCGACCTTCGCGCTGAAGAAGAAGCTGCGcgacgggcggcgcgctcggctgTCGGTGGTGCCAGGTTCGCAGGTAGCGGGAGCCGTGCCAAACAGACTGATCTCCTGGGGGAGCAGGTGCTGCGAGTGCGCTTGAATCGCCTCG CGCATGAGCACGGGATGGCATTCGATGACGAGGCGATGCGCATCTTGGCGATGGGGGCAGAGACGCGAATGCGGTCGCTGATGGAATCGGCGACCCGCGCACAACAGCACCGCGTCAACTCGACGCATCAGCACAAGCCGCCTATGCGCGTCAATGGGGGCAAGGGACCTAAGCCTCTGTGGAGCCAGAAGATCACGTCGGACACTGGCGCGGTGATGGCAGCGCTGGCGAACGCGAACAGGGACGAGAACAAGGCGCACcgggtggcgaggacggaGAGGAACGCACGCGAGACCGAGCTTGCTCGCGCTCaggccgcggccaaggagcgcgaggcgcgcgagagcggcTCGGCTCCCGACACGGGAgcggcgtcgccggccAGCGGAGCGCCACCAGAAGAAGCTGCAGCTGGGCCAGCACGACCCCGCCCCAGCGAACCCGTGTTCCAGGCGGCGCCGACGTTCGGTGgaccaccaccgccgcctaAGAAGTCGAAAGgcaagaaggcggcggggcgcgaCATGAGCGCCGAGGTGCAGGCCAAGATCACGAACCAGACGGCGACGGTCAACGCGGGCCGGAAGCGGTACGcatgggagatggggggCGGGTTCCGGCCCCAGGTGTCGAGCCTGTTGAGTGGGAAGCGCAAGAAagctgaggaggaagagaagaaggacaaggaggaggaggaggaggaggcgccgccaccacccaagaagaagcggaCCGTGTCGGCGCCACACCGCCGCCCAGTCGACGTGGACGTGCGCGGCGACAagcgcggccgcgacgacaCGGCACTTACGGTTGTCGACGTCATGTttgcgcttgagcgcgagagGTCAGGACGCGGGATGGGAACGGCAGACGAGATCGTGCGCCGGCAGTATGCCAAGCCTGGCGGGCCGTACGGCCCATGGCAGTGA